One genomic region from Augochlora pura isolate Apur16 chromosome 7, APUR_v2.2.1, whole genome shotgun sequence encodes:
- the LOC144472503 gene encoding MICOS complex subunit MIC13 homolog QIL1, whose translation MGLIRFTVKTTIVGGVVYYTCQEGLWSKSDDTVKLYGKLYNNIVPYVKHNVPKEVSFQVERLPSLNCLVNCSKLYWNRGVMASMKFISNLPDHACNGVNKIQETIEKNLREQIKK comes from the exons atgGGCCTAATCCG GTTTACGGTAAAGACTACAATTGTTGGTGGAGTTGTATATTACACCTGTCAAGAAGGCTTGTGGTCGAAATCAGACGATACAGTTAAATTGtatggaaaattatataataatattgttcctTATGTTAAACATAATGTTCCAAAGGAAGTAAGCTTTCAG GTAGAACGATTACCTAGTTTAAACTGCTTGGTTAATTGCTCCAAATTATATTGGAACAGAGGTGTTATGGcatcaatgaaatttatttctaatctaCCTGATCATGCGTGCAATGGTGTGAACAAAATTCAAGAAActatagaaaaaaatttgaGAGAACAAatcaagaaatag
- the LOC144473211 gene encoding uncharacterized protein LOC144473211, whose product MADVGLSLDDIIKKSKSSGMRSKSGGIRRRINRGARANGSVRGQGSQGSQVITDARFKIIQKNREKLTDARDKLAEIAKQSDARLKLDKIRASQLKKVETQLPGISRKTGRNGRLSLSTNKMPPIMPHPLPPNIPNNYMPPPTRTVGYRPPPLAEPHYIGDMSMDYNDDYLMEAAPLRRTVNNEYAPTPPPPPPVFSIKPASPYTWVKPASNNVSRIVPSRKPDVDRERERVRDYKVIARSSMTKAVSPPYKDDWSFGTKSRTILAEEPMESKYYDSRSHRDIGVKSRLDSVPSKSRSMGVLSRPKTTSSSSSQSTGYRIVVSNLQANVTQEDIKELFEDVGELLVSRLVRPGTAEVIYKTLKDATKAVETYHNRQLDGHPMKCLLVNPRPKNNPTGPAVRSITESRRSVSSSYVQPSLGAVHRALFDDS is encoded by the exons ATGGCTGATGTGGGTCTAAGTTTAGATGATATAATTAAGAAGTCAAAGTCGTCAGGAATGAGAAGCAAAAGTGGAGG TATTCGAAGGAGGATTAATAGGGGTGCCCGTGCCAATGGTTCTGTACGGGGACAGGGCTCGCAGGGCTCACAAGTAATTACAGATGCAcggtttaaaattatacaaaagaaTCGAGAAAAACTAACAGATGCAAGAGATAAACTCGcagaaattgcaaaacaaaGTGATGCTAGATTAAAGTTAGACAAAATTCGTGCATCACAGTTGAAAAAAGTAGAGACACAGTTGCCTGGAATTTCTCGAAAGACAGGCCGTAATGGAAGGTTATCATTATCAACTAATAAGATGCCTCCAATTATGCCCCATCCGCTGCCACCGAATATTCCAAACAATTATATGCCACCGCCAACAAGAACAGTTGGTTATAGGCCACCACCACTTGCAGAACCTCATTACATTGGAGATATGAGCATGGATTATAATGAtg attatttaatgGAAGCAGCACCTTTACGAAGAACTGTGAATAATGAATATGCTCCAACAccccctcctccacctcctgtGTTCAGTATTAAGCCTGCATCTCCATACACATGGGTAAAACCAGCAAGTAATAATGTATCAAGAATTGTACCTTCTAGGAAGCCTGATGTTGATAGGGAACGGGAAAGAGTAAGAGATTATAAAGTTATTGCACGTTCTTCAATG ACAAAAGCTGTTTCTCCTCCTTATAAAGATGATTGGAGTTTCGGTACAAAATCACG cACTATATTAGCAGAAGAGCCAATGGAGTCAAAGTATTATGATTCAAGAAGCCACAGAGATATAGGAGTAAAATCAAGACTAGATTCAGTTCCAAGCAAATCACGCAGTATGGGTGTTCTATCTCGACCCAAAACTACTTCTAGTTCATCATCACAGTCTACTGGTTATAGAATTGTGGTGTCAAATTTACAAGCAAATGTGACTCAAGAAGATATCAAG GAGTTATTCGAAGATGTAGGAGAATTATTAGTATCCAGATTAGTGCGACCAGGCACTGCAGAGGTCATTTATAAGACATTAAAGGATGCTACTAAAGCTGTTGAAACTTATCATAATAGACAGTTAGATGGGCATCCTATGAAATGTCTTTTAGTGAATCCGCGACCAAAAAATAATCCTACAGGACCTGCTGTTAGATCTATTACAGA ATCCAGAAGGAGTGTTAGTTCAAGTTACGTGCAACCAAGTTTAGGAGCAGTGCACCGTGCATTGTTCGATGATTCTTAA
- the Rnh1 gene encoding ribonuclease H1: MPVAYYAVAKGRKPGIYNTWDECKAQVYQYPDAVFKKFPSQEAAQTFIQEKTSNVKAKVNSVKKEAKNVQTLDNTTLLVRKRSLPAKDRLVEKKLPTKKIKLIAISDIPSTSTEQTSSSGFIIDDDGYVNVYTDGACTSNGYKNARAGLGVWFGQDHPLNVSQPVIGRATNNNAEIQAVTMAARKAKESGIEKLKIITDSKFLIKCITTWMPKWKRNGWKTVDGNPVINKVELLEMEEALKSLQIAWKHVNGHVGIHGNEMADKLARAGCTK, encoded by the exons atgccAGTAGCATATTATGCAGTTGCCAAAGGTCGTAAACCTGGCATTTATAATACTtg ggATGAATGCAAAGCTCAAGTATACCAATATCCTGATGCTGTATTTAAGAAGTTTCCGTCTCAAGAAGCAGCTCAAACTTTTATTCAAGAAAAGACAAGTAATGTAAAGGCAAAGGTAAATTCTGTCAAGAAAGAGGCGAAAAATGTACAAACTCTTGATAACACAACATTATTAGTAAGAAAAAG ATCATTACCTGCTAAAGATAGGCTTGTCGAAAAGAAATTACCtacaaagaaaatcaaactAATAGCCATAAGTGACATTCCATCCACATCCACTGAGCAA ACGTCATCTTCAGGATTTATTATTGATGATGATGGCTATGTCAATGTATATACCGATGGAGCATGCACTTCAAATGGTTATAAAAATGCAAGAGCAGGCTTAGGTGTATGGTTTGGTCAAGATCATCCCTT aaatgtATCACAACCAGTTATTGGTAGAGCAACTAATAACAATGCAGAGATTCAAGCTGTAACCATGGCTGCAAGAAAAGCAAAAGAATCAGGTATAGAAAAACTAAAGATTATTACAGACTCGAAATTCTTGATCAAATGCATAACTACATGGATGCCAAAATGGAAAAGGAATGGATGGAAAACTGTGGATGGTAATCcagttataaataaagttgaattattagaaatggAGGAGGCACTAAAATCGTTACAAATAGCTTGG AAACATGTTAATGGACACGTTGGAATTCATGGGAATGAAATGGCTGATAAATTAGCAAGAGCAGGTTGTacaaaataa
- the LOC144472278 gene encoding FAST kinase domain-containing protein 4 isoform X1 has protein sequence MLQFNNNICTISTRFAPRLYGRITALFATSSTLATQESRTAVKQTCVPVINGLSDEQQENFNKLKVSIYNSLRTDTRIASKIKASNNIHELLELIKLPHLSENEILKVMDSIIKWVNKNNVNTNNRQMQSSNLKTNNNNTPILKTEVKANTDPASKYYELSTASMIKEVLKLAKTKQRNPKELKFLFHNISEYHQNLTVAHISTIMFSMASLSYFDEPFLDKMSLQLTESITTVKSSAVKSILRSMSILKYKNRTFLSFICKLLNECEEDLDCKFVFNIIQSLAILGEQSEKVDMLIQKYEPKLTLDLLGVDNWLNYVWCLVMLNNASHSHVESVLNNQFITTLFSGAAERNFLQEIRLLNINGAAKYILQNYHGPLLNEEIVKYEATPHSSEKLLYIDALKETLGAILPSPNSFTMNVNTKMGFFLDAECYVDSKFNLISEDNTAKQPNKLAILIHDYHSYCHGKEDVHGIIKLHEKLLKHSGYIVLPISYKQFGIEDKLTKREQFLKHRIQQLSSL, from the exons atgttacaatttaataacaatatttgtacTATAAGTACAAGATTTGCACCGCGTTTGTATGGGCGAATTACTGCATTGTTTGCAACAAGTTCAACGTTGGCTACACAAGAGTCTAGAACTGCTGTTAAG cAAACTTGTGTACCAGTAATAAATGGTCTGAGTGATGAACAAcaggaaaattttaataaactcaaAGTgtcaatatataattctttaaggACAGACACAAGAATCGCTTCAAAAATTAAAGCTTCTAACAATATACATGAATTGTTGGaactaataaaattaccaCATCTGTcggagaatgaaattttaaaggtAATGGATTCCATTATAAAATGggtaaacaaaaataatgtcaATACTAATAATAGACAGATGCAGagttcaaatttaaaaacaaacaataataatacaccaatattaaaaactgaagTAAAAGCTAATACTGACCCTGCATCTAAGTATTATGAACTTTCTACAGCTTCAATGATCAag gaagtattaaaattagcaAAGACAAAACAAAGAAAcccaaaagaattaaaatttttattccacaaTATTAGTGAATATCATCAAAATTTGACTGTAGCACATATTTCAACCATAATGTTTAGTATGGCATCTTTATCTTATTTTGATGAG CCATTCCTTGATAAGATGAGTTTGCAACTTACAGAAAGTATCACTACGGTCAAATCTTCTGCAGTCAAATCTATATTAAGATCTATGTcaatacttaaatataaaaatagaacttttttaagttttatatGTAAACTATTAAATGAATGCGAGGAAGATTTGGACtgtaaatttgtattcaatattatacagtCATTAGCAATATTGGGTGAGCAATCAGAAAAAGTGGATATGTTGATACAG aAATACGAGCCAAAATTGACATTAGATTTGTTAGGAGTTGATAATTGGTTAAACTATGTTTGGTGCTTAGTTATGCTTAATAATGCATCACATTCACATGTTGaatctgtattaaataatcaatttatcaCAACACTATTTTCTGGAG caGCAGAAAGGAATTTCTTACAAGAAATAAGATTACTGAATATTAATGGTGCTGCAAAATATATCCTACAAAATTATCATg GACCACtgttaaatgaagaaattgtaAAGTATGAAGCAACACCACAttcgtcagaaaaattattatatatcgatgcattaaaagaaacattagGTGCTATATTGCCATCACCAAACAGTTTTACGATGAATGTAAATACCAAAATGGGCTTCTTTTTGG acgCCGAATGTTACGTTgattctaaatttaatttaatcagtGAAGATAATACAGCAAAGCAACCAAATAA ATTAGCCATATTAATACACGATTATCACTCCTACTGCCATGGGAAAGAAGACGTTcatggaataattaaattgcacgaaaaattattaaaacatagcGGGTATATAGTATTGCCAATttcttataaacaatttggTATAGAGGACAAACTCACTAAacgtgaacaatttttaaaacatcgtATTCAACAATTATCGTCGTTATGA
- the LOC144472278 gene encoding FAST kinase domain-containing protein 4 isoform X2 has protein sequence MLQFNNNICTISTRFAPRLYGRITALFATSSTLATQESRTAVKQTCVPVINGLSDEQQENFNKLKVSIYNSLRTDTRIASKIKASNNIHELLELIKLPHLSENEILKVMDSIIKWVNKNNVNTNNRQMQSSNLKTNNNNTPILKTEVKANTDPASKYYELSTASMIKEVLKLAKTKQRNPKELKFLFHNISEYHQNLTVAHISTIMFSMASLSYFDEPFLDKMSLQLTESITTVKSSAVKSILRSMSILKYKNRTFLSFICKLLNECEEDLDCKFVFNIIQSLAILGEQSEKVDMLIQKYEPKLTLDLLGVDNWLNYVWCLVMLNNASHSHVESVLNNQFITTLFSGAERNFLQEIRLLNINGAAKYILQNYHGPLLNEEIVKYEATPHSSEKLLYIDALKETLGAILPSPNSFTMNVNTKMGFFLDAECYVDSKFNLISEDNTAKQPNKLAILIHDYHSYCHGKEDVHGIIKLHEKLLKHSGYIVLPISYKQFGIEDKLTKREQFLKHRIQQLSSL, from the exons atgttacaatttaataacaatatttgtacTATAAGTACAAGATTTGCACCGCGTTTGTATGGGCGAATTACTGCATTGTTTGCAACAAGTTCAACGTTGGCTACACAAGAGTCTAGAACTGCTGTTAAG cAAACTTGTGTACCAGTAATAAATGGTCTGAGTGATGAACAAcaggaaaattttaataaactcaaAGTgtcaatatataattctttaaggACAGACACAAGAATCGCTTCAAAAATTAAAGCTTCTAACAATATACATGAATTGTTGGaactaataaaattaccaCATCTGTcggagaatgaaattttaaaggtAATGGATTCCATTATAAAATGggtaaacaaaaataatgtcaATACTAATAATAGACAGATGCAGagttcaaatttaaaaacaaacaataataatacaccaatattaaaaactgaagTAAAAGCTAATACTGACCCTGCATCTAAGTATTATGAACTTTCTACAGCTTCAATGATCAag gaagtattaaaattagcaAAGACAAAACAAAGAAAcccaaaagaattaaaatttttattccacaaTATTAGTGAATATCATCAAAATTTGACTGTAGCACATATTTCAACCATAATGTTTAGTATGGCATCTTTATCTTATTTTGATGAG CCATTCCTTGATAAGATGAGTTTGCAACTTACAGAAAGTATCACTACGGTCAAATCTTCTGCAGTCAAATCTATATTAAGATCTATGTcaatacttaaatataaaaatagaacttttttaagttttatatGTAAACTATTAAATGAATGCGAGGAAGATTTGGACtgtaaatttgtattcaatattatacagtCATTAGCAATATTGGGTGAGCAATCAGAAAAAGTGGATATGTTGATACAG aAATACGAGCCAAAATTGACATTAGATTTGTTAGGAGTTGATAATTGGTTAAACTATGTTTGGTGCTTAGTTATGCTTAATAATGCATCACATTCACATGTTGaatctgtattaaataatcaatttatcaCAACACTATTTTCTGGAG CAGAAAGGAATTTCTTACAAGAAATAAGATTACTGAATATTAATGGTGCTGCAAAATATATCCTACAAAATTATCATg GACCACtgttaaatgaagaaattgtaAAGTATGAAGCAACACCACAttcgtcagaaaaattattatatatcgatgcattaaaagaaacattagGTGCTATATTGCCATCACCAAACAGTTTTACGATGAATGTAAATACCAAAATGGGCTTCTTTTTGG acgCCGAATGTTACGTTgattctaaatttaatttaatcagtGAAGATAATACAGCAAAGCAACCAAATAA ATTAGCCATATTAATACACGATTATCACTCCTACTGCCATGGGAAAGAAGACGTTcatggaataattaaattgcacgaaaaattattaaaacatagcGGGTATATAGTATTGCCAATttcttataaacaatttggTATAGAGGACAAACTCACTAAacgtgaacaatttttaaaacatcgtATTCAACAATTATCGTCGTTATGA